A region from the Acyrthosiphon pisum isolate AL4f chromosome A1, pea_aphid_22Mar2018_4r6ur, whole genome shotgun sequence genome encodes:
- the LOC100572096 gene encoding uncharacterized protein LOC100572096 translates to MIVTWICLVTIMILSLDVCQVENKANSSKKGFIIRTTKRVRDSRFFIKGKRFANVMRRLPSNLKRFMKWLQKHIRYGIKCFHWGINQMRCRTLGGLNTNIKMDSWNKLPNFIKKRLYKPAYGPQLLL, encoded by the exons ATGATTGTCACGTGGATTTGTTTGGTAacgataatgatattatcattagATGTGTGTCAA GTTGAAAATAAAgcaaatagctcaaaaaaaggaTTTATAATTCGAACAACAAAACGAGTTCGAGattcaagattttttattaaaggaAAACGCTTTGCGAATGTCATGAGACGTCTTCCGTCAAACTTGAAAAGATTCATGAAGTGGTTACAGAAACACATCCGATatggtataaaatgttttcattggGGAATTAATCAAATGAGATGTCGTACACTGGGAGGATTAAATACCAATATCAAGATGGACAGTTGGAACAAACTTccgaattttataaaaaaaaggttgtaTAAACCTGCCTATGGAccccaattattattataa